Genomic segment of Drosophila simulans strain w501 chromosome 2R, Prin_Dsim_3.1, whole genome shotgun sequence:
GCAATTGATATGCGACTGATGTTGGCCCCTGTCCAAaggtatttatatttatatttcttggcCCCCATTCACTTTACCCTCTAATTGCCCGCGCTGATTTATTGTTATAtagattccgattccaattccgatGCCGATCCACCCGTCTTGCCCCAAACCCGCTGCTTTATGATATTGTTATGGGGCGCTGCAGCCTCCGATCTGCTAATTTGTGTTGGGACGTGCTGAAATTTCTCATAGACGCCGCAATTGATAGAACGATCGGGAATGGCCGGGACATTAGTTGGCTCCGATTTCCCCCAGCGTCGCGTGGATCCGATGGAACTCAATTTTATGGATTGTCTTACGCttggtatgtggtattctgcTCCCCGTTTTCCGCTGACGGCTTTTGCCTTTGAGGCGACTGATGGGACGGactgggatgggatgggttTTATGGGGCAACCAAACGAAGTGGCCCACTGGGAATTCCTACGCAATTGCCATTTCGAATGGCCGAAGTGTATCGCtaacatgaaaatatttcactcTTCTCGCTCTTAATTGATGGACGCTTTTTTTCGGTGGTAATTGTGGCTCATGAAACCGATGGGCCCTAATGAGCTGTACTTGACTGAAATTGAAGACAAATTGCAGCCAATAACAATTAGTTAGGTGCGGAAAAGATTGCGTCGAAATAACTCGCAATTAAACTGCAGAAGATCGCTAATTTTAAGGTACTAATGAGTTAGAATGAGTTTCTATTCTAATTTTACTAAGCCTCATTTGACCATGggatatataaatacatatatatgtatatagaacTATATTGTGAACCTCTCCTGGTCCTCGCCCGGATCTTATCTCCACCGCCATAGTTAATCTGGGAACTCACCTCCTTTGCTGACAGAGGGTCGGATCCAAGTCCATTCTGCAAAGAGAAGCAGAAACAGGGAATTAAGAGTCGTACAATGCCCCTCTTCGCGTCGAATTGCAACAGGTTGGTGTTGGCCAGAGCACCCTGCCCTCGGCTCCCCCGCAATCCCCTTTTGACCCCTTCGTGACCCCGTAACCCGCGAGTCGCCAAAACAAACTTTCGGCTGACAGGGTCGCAGAGGTGGCCGAGAAAGGGGAGCACATGGCATATGGCGTTGGCGTTCGCATCGGTGTACTTACCATGAAAACCATTAAATTGTAAAACGtcttacaaaataataattgcccGGCAACGTTCTGGCCACGTTACAAAAGACAGGCAGCAGCAagggtttctgtttctgttacCGGGCTTCAAagggagggggtggtgggaAGGTGGAGGCGGATGCCTGAAATAATCgctgttttggttttggccgttgcttttgcttttggcctggcttttgTCGCAGCAGCTGTTGCCCGTGCTCTTTTCTGCCTGCAACTGCCGCATGCTATTTCGCATCCGCGGAATCAATGACAAAACGAGTGCAACGCACCTTGAGTTTTTGTTGTCTACCCTTTTTTTAACCTTCTGCGCTTCTTtgtattatttagttttatttttatcttttttatttgcagctTGTTTATGCGTTTCGGTGGCGGGGGGCTACCCTTTGCGGGGAGGGGGGCCACCGTAGCAGAAGCAAAAGCCGCATTTTGTGGGGTAACGAATGCAGCGCGCGCAGTGCGTGACGAAATTACTTAGTTGCTTAGCTACTTAGGCAAATATGTGATGAGCCGCCTAAGCAtgactaaaaaaaaaataaaaattaaactgaGCACCGAAAACCAACAGATTTTTCCAATTGAACGAGGCAGGGTGATAACTGAAATTGGCAATTACTAGTGGCCCTGCATCCGGTTTTAGCTATAGTCTGCGGCTCACTTATTAGCACTTATTGCCGACGCTTCCTGGGCGGGGGTGTTACACTTGTTGTTGGGGGCTTGCATTTCCGGTTGGGCAGTCAATTGCAGTTCCCGGTCCCGCGGGCGCTATAAAACTCGCACTTAATTCGATCAACTGAGGCACATGCTACGGACACAACGCCCCACCAAACGGCGTGTGTTggttgtgttgtgtttgctATTATTTATTCCTCTGGATTCTTGGTTTcattcgttgttgttgctgctgctgttgttgttgtatttatcGAGCGAGCGTGAGTGTGCAAATTACAGCACATCCgtcattttaatttcacttaaaaCGCCATTTAAAGCGTCGCACCAACACAAACACTAAGTTGCAGCACGCAGTGCAAGCACGCACGCATGCGCAGAAACGCCGGTTGGAAAAGCGCAGCGGAACGAAACGGAATGGAACGCGCAGTGAATATGTCAACtaaaattttataatcatATCATAATCTTGTATTCTCTATTCTTGTTATTGTTCCAATTCAACTGAGCATGGATGTGAGCTAGAAGCGAGGAGAAAAGAAGCGTTTCCCGCACGTAGCACGTTTGAACGCGGCGCGGAGCAAACTTGCTCTGAGCTCTTCGAATTTTAACCGCCAACTTTGGCTCCCCGAGCGTGGTGAGCTTTGGCGCTCGCTACTCACCACACCTCGCACACGCATTTGACATTCGCGCGCGCGTCTGCTGGTGTGTGTGCAccactttgtttgtttgtttagttaAGGTGGAGCTAGGCTAAAATGACAAGTTGGCGCTTATGTTATTGGGTGGCCAACACTCGCGCGCCGGTGTGTGTGAGAGCCCCCACCCATGTTCGcccgtgtgtgcgtgtgtgtgagcgcTTTTGCCACTcgtgtaggtgtgtgtgtttgcgctGGCTGTTAATTAACatgcagcacacacacgcaagcaGAAGCTTGACAAGCTCAAAGTGTAGGTGTTTGGCGCCAGCGATTTCATTGGCTGACGGCCCCTTGAACGCGGGGTGGGGGTGGCGCAGGTGGGGCAGGTGGGTCATGTGTGTGCGGTGAGTGGGAGCAATTAACACAAGCGCAAGATACTTTTTGGAGCACTCGCTGACAGCAGCCGCGGCTTCCATCAAGCGGCTTATTCCTAATCGCAGAGGCTGCATCGCACACGATTTTTGCCAGCTTAGCACAGTCGAAATTCGCTAAATCTAGTTAGTATGCGCTAATCAACCTTACTGCTTGCATACTATAGGGTGGATACAGTatgaaatggagtgggcggaaaaatcCTGGGTGTgggttgctgcggttgctgctgattttttttcctgtaatgaaacactcgggatcgacttcacgaGAATTCCGGTctttattcgcgcacttgtaacttaagactaccttaacattaacagtagcaataccgcgggaccgcggagtggtgaataccttgcgggaagggaggagagcgagagaagagaaggagagcgcgagcagcggtgcttgcgagccgtggaggagcttcgagtaaaagcattggccgcttacactgccgctcaactgtttgcgcccttctggcgtgaacatTCTCCCCCCCCTTGCGTAGGCAAAGGTATCCCTGGCCGGCTAGACATCAGGATCGGCCTCTTCATTCCGTGCACGCTCCAGAAACGGTCCATCCGAACACCGTGTTCTGCGCGACGGGCAAGCCATCATCAATTTTTAGGAACCCCGGTTGGATCAAGTTGGCATATACATCTGATCCCAACACGAGGGAGATGGAGGCCGGCCGGTGGAAGCGCTCGTCCGCGAGACGAACACCGTCAAACTTGGCCCTGGCGGCGTCGCTCAGAGCTTGGATGGGTGTCCGGATCCTTAGGCTGGGTTCGACCTTCAGGACGACGTTGAGTCGGAAGGTGCTTGTTCGGGACCGGAGTGTCACCGAGCAGACCTCGTTGCCTCCCAGCCGGGCGATGGGCAGCCGGAACGCAGCCGCCAACGACCGGTCGATGCTGCTCACCGGCATGCATGGGTCGATCATGGCcccggtctcgaaggtcttcgagcCCGTGTCCAGCACGACGATGGCTGTAGGCAGAATGGGAACAGCCTTCTGCTGCCCCGTTGCCACCGCCGGAGACGCGACGGAGACCTTCGGACGCCGTTGATTGTTGGCGACTGGGGCTGGTGGCGGAATGCGGGAAATCCGGACCGGACGAGGTGCAGCGGGATGGCGCTCTCTGCGCGTCGGAGCTGGTAGCGCTGCTGGGGACGGAGCGGGACGgacctcgtgcatgtggagtagAGTGTGGTGGTTTCCTCCACACTTCTTGCATCCCTCTTGGCTTCGGCAGTCTCCTCCTGAGTGCTGATGGGCGAGGCAGTTcgagcagtacttattaataagtactgcccgaaggcgcttttcagcgctcagTTTGTGGAACCTCTTGCACTTCCGAAGTGCATGGATTCCAGAGCAGACTCGGCAGCGGTAGGATTTGATACCTCGAGTACGTCTGCTTTCCAACGACTGGGTGGCACGAGGTCGCGGAGCCATTATTGGAGGAAGTGAGTAAGtctgccaataaaagaaatgaagaaGCTTAGTATGAGCCGACTACTCTTTTGGCCCCGGAATGGGGGAAGTGCCCTAATCCCTAGGAAcggaggactctttgtcctccatcggtagcagaataaccttgtggacagggcgttttatggtgccgcgagacgtacggatctcgacgactcgaatgcggtcgtcggctcctggaaaggcagaaacgattctgccgagccgccattcgtgcggtggtagattgtcctccttgacaactaccatatcgtcggcttggagattcctggtcggaaattgccatttgcttcgtttatggagttccttaagatactcctctttccaccgtgcactaaactgctgatgttgtgccttgaggtgttgccatcgatttattatcgacttggcttcgcCCTTTATCTCGGGTTCCGCCGTGGAAAGCAACGGCCCTCCAATAAGGAAATGGCCTGGTGTGAGGGCCAGCAAATCTGAGGGATCTTCGGACATAGGGGAGAGGGGTCTAGAGTTGAGGCAAGCCTCAATCTTAGCGAGAAGTGTC
This window contains:
- the LOC120284361 gene encoding uncharacterized protein LOC120284361, with translation MAPRPRATQSLESRRTRGIKSYRCRVCSGIHALRKCKRFHKLSAEKRLRAVLINKYCSNCLAHQHSGGDCRSQEGCKKCGGNHHTLLHMHEVRPAPSPAALPAPTRRERHPAAPRPVRISRIPPPAPVANNQRRPKVSVASPAVATGQQKAVPILPTAIVVLDTGSKTFETGAMIDPCMPVSSIDRSLAAAFRLPIARLGGNEVCSVTLRSRTSTFRLNVVLKVEPSLRIRTPIQALSDAARAKFDGVRLADERFHRPASISLVLGSDVYANLIQPGFLKIDDGLPVAQNTVFGWTVSGACTE